The sequence ACACGGCGCGGCGTCGGCGCAGTCGGCTGCCAGTCGGATCGTAACCGTATCACCGGCCGTGATCACGGACTCGCTCACCGTCTGACCGAGCGTGAGGTCATCGGTAACGAGGGCCGTGTAGTGGGCGAACCGGAGTTGGTGCAACAGGAGCCACGTCCAGACGCCGACGGCGCCGACGAGCAGGAGCGGCCGGGCGAAGACGAGCGCTCCAGCGGCGACTAGCGCGCCGATACCGACACCCTCCCAGTACCGCGCGGTTCCACGCATCCTCGACTGGTTAGTGCCAGAGACCGTGCGTATATTAATCCCTGCGAGTCTAGCAGTGCGTAATGCGCCGCCGGACTGAACGGTATCTTCTCGTCGCGGCCACCGTCAGTGCGGCGGTCTTACTCGTGGCGGCGGCCTCCGTCGCCGGCATCTCGCCCCTCCAGTCCACTTCCGATGCGACGCCGTCCGGAGCGGCGAACGTCACCGCGGTCCCGGACGACGGCAACCGTTCCGATCCGGTCGTCCGCCACCGCGATCCAGACACCATCGAGCGGTCCACCGTCGCGCTCGATCGGACGGGACTCGAACTCGCACGGTCGCTCGGCGTTCGACTCAACGTCAGCGCGAGCGAACTCCGTGAGGAGGACTTCACGACGGCGGAGAGCCAACTCGGCTCGGACTATCAGACCGACGTGATCCGGCTGACGGAGATCGCGGAGGCCACCGAGAACACCAGCGACGACGAAATCGCCGCGGCCTACCGCGAGGCCGGCACCGAGCAGCGCGAGACGATACGGAACGCCGAGGAGTTCCAGGAGCTGTACACCGAGTACCAGCAGGCCCGCGCCAGTCAGAACGAAACGCGCGCCCGGGAAGCAGCACGGCGACTCTCCGCGGAGTTCGAAGAAATCAACGCGAGCGCCGACGAGCTTCGCGAGGCCTACGGCAACCTCGAACGAGTCAACGAATCGCAGGCCGAGTTGGCACAGCGACAGATCAACCAGAGTCTCGACAGAGCAAGCCGCATCACGCAGACGGCACGCACCTCCTCGTACACCGAAACGACGCTGACGGTGACCGCGGTGCGGCCGCACGGCTCGCCGACCCGTCCCTTCATTCTGTGCGGGGAGTTGCGGAGTGCCGACGGCGAGCAGCTAGCGAATCGGACCGTCGTGATAGGCTCGGAAGCGCACAACACGACCGTCCAGACGGATCGCAACGGGCAGTTCACGCTACGGCATCGACCGACCGTCCTCAAACAGGGACCACAGACGGTACAGGTCCGTTACGTGCCGAACGCGACGGCAGGTTATCTCGGTGAGACGGCCACGACCAACGTCTCGGTCGTCCAGCGGGCGTCGACGGTTCGGCTGCGGACCACGCCCGAAACCGTGGCGAACGGGACGATGGAGCGGGCCTTGGGGCGCGTACTGGTCGATGCGCGGGGTGTCGAGGGCGTACCGGTTGCACTCCGAATCGGTGAGACTCAGGTTGCGACCGGACGGACGAACGCGAGCGGTGGGTTCAACCTCACCGCCAGCCCGCCGCTCTCGGTGCCGGCGGGGGAGACCGACGCGACCGTCGTCGTGACCACGACGGACCAGGCCGTCGCGCGGAGTCAGCGGACGGAGCGCATCACCGTCGGCGACATCCCAACGACGCTCACGCTGTCCGCCGAGCGCACCGACTCGCGGACGATGCGCCTCACGGGAACGCTCCGCCGAGAGTCGGGTGAGCCGCTGGCCGGACGGACGGTGACCGTTTCCACCGGAGATCGGACGCTCGGCTGGTTCCGAACGGACGACAACGGTCGGTTCGCTGGAAACCTCACGCTCGTGGCAGACCAGCCCGGAATCGACAGCGCGGACGTCGCGGTCACGGCGGCGTTCGACGGGGCGTCGACACATCTCTCGACGGCGCGGACGACGGCGGCGGTCACGTTGCCGTCGTTCGCACCACCGGGCGTGTTCGGTTACGGCGTGCCGGCCCGAGCGTGGGGGTTACTCGCCGGTGCGGTGGCCCTTCTCGGCGGGGCCGTCGTTCTCACTCGCCGCCGGACCGCGAGCGACACCGCGCCGGCGGCCGATCCGGCACGCGCCGAGGTGGATTCGTCGGCGCCGCGCTCGGCTCAGTCGGCGCCGCCGGACCCCCTGTCGATGCTCGAGTCGGCACGGGCGGCCGTCGCCGACGCGCCGCGGGACGCTACCCGTCTCGGGTACATCGCCGTGCGAAACGAGCTAGCCGGCGACATGGGGCTCGACGACCACGCGTCGATGACGTACTGGGAGTTCCACGCAGCGTGCCGCGAGCAGGCCGACGACCGCTCAGCGGAGCGGTTCGCGAGATTTCAGGAGCTGACGGAGCTGTACGAACAGGCGGCGTACACCGACCGCCCGCTTTCAGACGAGCGAATCGACGAACTGCTCGAGTATTTCGCAGCGGCGTTCGACGCCTGACGACAGCTATCTTTAATTGTCGCCAGCGCCGTGTCACGACTATTCGATGAGTCCACGGAGCGACCCTGAGACGCCGGCTATCACGTGCCAGGGGGTTTCTCGCGAATACGTCCGCGGGGAAACGGGGTGGTTCGGGCGCGGGCGCGCACAGACGGTCACCGCGCTCAACAACGTCTCCCTGCGGGTCGACTACGGCGAGTTCGTCGGGGTCGCCGGGCCGTCCGGCAGCGGAAAGTCGACGCTCCTCCACCTCCTGTCGGCGCTCGACACGCCCACGTCCGGCCGCGTCACGCTCGCCGGCGTCGATCCGGCCGAGCGTTCGCGAAGCGCTCGGGCCCGTCTCCGACTCGATCACGTTGGGATCGTGTTCCAGCGCTTCCATCTCCTGCCCGCCCTCTCCGCGCGAGCGAACGTCGCAGTGCCCCTGATAGAACAGGGCGTTCCACGGAAAGAGCGCCGCGAACGCGCAGAGCGGCTGCTCGCGGACCTCGACCTGCAGGATCGGGCGCACCACAAACCCGGTGCGCTGAGCGGCGGCGAACAGCAACGGGTCGCGATCGCGCGCGCTCTCGCGACCGATCCGGATGTCCTCGTCGCGGACGAGCCGACGGGCGAACTGGACACCACGACCGGCGCGAGCGTC comes from Haloplanus sp. XH21 and encodes:
- a CDS encoding ABC transporter ATP-binding protein, encoding MSPRSDPETPAITCQGVSREYVRGETGWFGRGRAQTVTALNNVSLRVDYGEFVGVAGPSGSGKSTLLHLLSALDTPTSGRVTLAGVDPAERSRSARARLRLDHVGIVFQRFHLLPALSARANVAVPLIEQGVPRKERRERAERLLADLDLQDRAHHKPGALSGGEQQRVAIARALATDPDVLVADEPTGELDTTTGASVLDAFERVASDRAVVLASHDTQALDRTDRVIRLRDGKRIEDTT
- a CDS encoding DUF4129 domain-containing protein — encoded protein: MRRRTERYLLVAATVSAAVLLVAAASVAGISPLQSTSDATPSGAANVTAVPDDGNRSDPVVRHRDPDTIERSTVALDRTGLELARSLGVRLNVSASELREEDFTTAESQLGSDYQTDVIRLTEIAEATENTSDDEIAAAYREAGTEQRETIRNAEEFQELYTEYQQARASQNETRAREAARRLSAEFEEINASADELREAYGNLERVNESQAELAQRQINQSLDRASRITQTARTSSYTETTLTVTAVRPHGSPTRPFILCGELRSADGEQLANRTVVIGSEAHNTTVQTDRNGQFTLRHRPTVLKQGPQTVQVRYVPNATAGYLGETATTNVSVVQRASTVRLRTTPETVANGTMERALGRVLVDARGVEGVPVALRIGETQVATGRTNASGGFNLTASPPLSVPAGETDATVVVTTTDQAVARSQRTERITVGDIPTTLTLSAERTDSRTMRLTGTLRRESGEPLAGRTVTVSTGDRTLGWFRTDDNGRFAGNLTLVADQPGIDSADVAVTAAFDGASTHLSTARTTAAVTLPSFAPPGVFGYGVPARAWGLLAGAVALLGGAVVLTRRRTASDTAPAADPARAEVDSSAPRSAQSAPPDPLSMLESARAAVADAPRDATRLGYIAVRNELAGDMGLDDHASMTYWEFHAACREQADDRSAERFARFQELTELYEQAAYTDRPLSDERIDELLEYFAAAFDA